A region of Panicum virgatum strain AP13 chromosome 8N, P.virgatum_v5, whole genome shotgun sequence DNA encodes the following proteins:
- the LOC120685457 gene encoding noroxomaritidine/norcraugsodine reductase-like, whose amino-acid sequence RTYGRLAIVEELAGLGARVHTCSRTAGDLDACRRRWADKGFLGDAITASVCDVSSQRDREGLVATVSDLFQGQLHILVNNAGRSLYKAAADTTPGDYAGLMATNLDSCFHLTRLAHPLLRRSDGGGVVVHMSSVAAFIAYPALSAYSASKGALHPLTRSLAAEWAPHGVRVNCVAPGAIDTGMFSATLRDAGRARRLAEMEVARVPMRRLGSPQEVAALVAFLCMPAASYITGQVICIDGGRTLAAKL is encoded by the coding sequence CGTACGTACGGCAGGCTTGCTATCGTGGAGGAGCTGGCCGGCCTTGGCGCCAGGGTGCACACGTGCTCCCGCACCGCCGGCGACCTGGACGCATGCCGGCGCCGCTGGGCCGACAAGGGCTTCCTCGGCGACGCCATCACCGCCTCCGTCTGCGACGTGTCCTCGCAGCGCGACAGGGAGGGCCTCGTCGCCACGGTGAGCGACCTCTTCCAGGGCCAGCTGCACATCCTCGTCAACAACGCCGGCCGGTCCCTCTACAAGGCGGCCGCGGACACCACGCCCGGCGACTACGCCGGCCTCATGGCCACCAACCTCGACTCGTGCTTCCACCTGACCCGCCTCGCCCACCCGCTCCTCCGGCGgtcagacggcggcggcgtggtggtgcaCATGTCCTCCGTCGCCGCCTTCATCGCGTACCCGGCGCTGTCCGCCTACTCGGCCAGCAAGGGCGCCCTGCACCCGCTCACCAGGAGCCTCGCCGCCGAGTGGGCGCCGCACGGCGTGCGCGTCAACTGCGTGGCGCCGGGAGCCATCGACACGGGCATGTTCAGCGCCACGCTGCGCGACGCCGGCAGGGCGCGGAGGCTCGCCGAGATGGAGGTGGCGCGGGTGCCCATGCGCCGCTTGGGCTCGCCGCAGGAGGTGGCCGCGCTCGTCGCCTTCCTCTGCATGCCCGCCGCATCCTACATAACCGGCCAGGTCATC